A part of Thermococcus sp. LS1 genomic DNA contains:
- a CDS encoding aspartate/glutamate racemase family protein: MIVILDPINDEKGNFQRETKEYLARHYPEDHFRIVTLKDGPEEIGNFTQKTLACASVLKHLNEFQGASAVVLNCFADPCLFELRENLNVPVFGAGETTLHIAAMLGEFSVVGPGQNLVSWTRIQAREYGLFDKLVSVRRIDLPVGGILKNEESLYEETLKACEKAAEDGADVIVLGCTGFVNIADRLRKDVWSRFGVPVLEPLLITYGIARSLYPFIRHGEQGLFSGK, translated from the coding sequence ATGATAGTGATTCTGGACCCAATAAACGATGAAAAGGGTAATTTCCAGCGGGAAACGAAGGAGTATCTTGCCCGGCACTACCCGGAGGATCACTTCAGGATAGTGACGCTGAAGGACGGGCCGGAGGAGATAGGGAACTTCACCCAGAAGACCCTGGCCTGTGCCTCCGTCCTAAAGCATCTGAACGAATTCCAAGGTGCATCGGCAGTTGTCTTGAACTGCTTTGCAGACCCATGTCTCTTTGAACTCAGGGAGAACCTTAACGTTCCAGTCTTCGGTGCTGGGGAAACGACCCTTCACATCGCCGCTATGCTTGGTGAGTTTTCCGTGGTTGGGCCGGGACAAAATCTGGTATCCTGGACACGAATTCAGGCTAGGGAATACGGCTTGTTCGACAAACTCGTCTCCGTTAGGAGAATAGATCTCCCGGTAGGAGGTATACTGAAAAACGAGGAGAGTCTCTACGAGGAGACTCTAAAGGCCTGTGAAAAAGCCGCTGAAGATGGGGCTGATGTCATAGTTCTCGGCTGTACCGGGTTCGTGAACATCGCGGATAGATTGAGGAAAGATGTTTGGAGTAGGTTTGGGGTGCCGGTTCTTGAACCCCTTCTGATAACCTATGGAATCGCACGCTCCTTGTATCCGTTCATAAGGCACGGAGAACAGGGATTGTTTTCAGGAAAATGA